ACTcagattgatgcaagaaattcgaggaaaatgaaattgacccaaccaattttgaccgacctcaACCTCATCTTTTCGAGAAAACTCGTCACGGACTTTAGGAATTATGGACGCACCCTGGTaatgggtttcctacatatctcagacTATATGAGAATTTAGGCCACTTGTAGTTTGACTCgatcggttgaaaaggaaatctattacgCTAAAAAACCTTTggttctggaaaaaaaaaagtgacaaaTATGAGaatgaaaaggaggcttgtaacctcttagccatgaatgtggtgcACTGTCACTTAGATTGGAAACTTTCTTCCGGCAGATCAAAATTTCCGGATACGGGACCGAAAATgacaaaacttaaaaaaaaaacaccttaTGATAGGGGTGCGgattgattgtggtggaagtcgctcctctgctcgcgtcctaagagtttgacattcctctttggactgtgtcccagttcgctgctaagcaAAAGTTCCACATTGTTTTGCGTCCCTTTTGACGTCGTCCACACTTGTGgtttttttggagaattcatcctttcggatgctctcaacaaagactgagataaaaacTCGTCAGCTAAAAAATGCAATTAGaatgggagacagtgtcttttacCATGTCGACATTCCATTGTTCTCCTCGATATTCGACGTCAACTCGATCGGTCtgacgtaaagcaaataaagcttatgcctTGTATTGCAATCtaatcttcaatgtactctTCACTTGATgtcgaaataaataaatgttgatGTGATGCTGATATTTCTTTGAGGTCAATGTACTCTTCATGCTGGTGTCAACATAAATGAAAGATGATGCAGTTTTGACGCTTCTCTTGATGTTGATGTACTTTCatgttgtttactttaatcaGAATACGGTTGACGCCAACGGATAAATAATTCTCTTCGGACATCTTCCCGTGACGCATAAATTTCTGtgaggtatgaagtcttctcgcgatgcataatttctgtgaggtatgaaatcttctgaCGAGGCATAATTTATGTGAGGTAAGAaatcttctcacgatgcataatttcttgcgaggtatgaaatcttctcacgatgcataatttctgcgaggtatgaaatcttcccGCGACGCCTGATTTctgtgaggtatgaaatcttatCACGATGCataattttctgcgaggtatgaaatcttctcgcgatgcctaaattctgcgaggtatgaaatcttctcgcgactaatttctgtgaggtatgaaatcttctcccCATGCATagtattgactcgcgatgcatggtcCTCTGCAATGCATGAGTattgactcgcaatgcatgattgactcgcaatgcatgagtattgactcgcaatgcatgatcttccacgatgcatgagtattgactcgcgatgcatgaatattcgTATCGTCTCCGACGATGGTAACGGTGAAACAACCTCCAGATAATACATCGCCTTGACcgacaataaaataattgtcCCCTCTGGGTAATGCATCGTCTTGATTGATAATAAAGTAAATGACCCCTCTGGGTAACGACACTATCTTGTTTGATAATGTGATGCAGATAGCGTCCTTTACGGAAACCGTAAACTCTCCCGTAAGATTTTTGCTTGGTTTACCTTTGAATCTGGCTAGACGTTCTTCATAAATTTCATGTTGTtggaaattgattgaaataaacaattcatattcccaaCTTTTCGACATAAGAGATATAAGCTGATTCCTGCTTCTAGAAAAAGCTATTGGTTCTGGAATGGTTTTCTCCTCCTTTGACTCCTCCGTATTCATTCATCGGAAGAATTTGCCGACTTCAAAGAAAAGCTATAAACCTGcgtacacaaaaaaaattgtttgttttaaaaataaactgatctgtgtcgatttctTCAATTGTCTACTCCTGGTCCTGCTATCTCCGgttgatttcccgatctccaacTCTTAATAGAttagatgaaatattttatgccaaaacaagGAAAACACAAAAGGGGAATTTAagtgaaataaatttttgaagaaatagTATCTTAAAAAGGTCACTGCCAAGTCATGCCATATCAGGCCtaacaaacttctttgagtctGATGCTTGGAGGTCTATCCGATTATTCGCTGGAACGTTTTCAGAGTCGCCCCAGACTTGTAGATAAACCCGTgctgaaattttgaggccatcctcaaaatttctgtcccagttaacTGTCTTGCTTATCTTTCCACTGTAATTGAGCAGATCGCGGAATTTCTGAGATCTTCCCAAAAATTGTGTGCCAGTTGCAAATCTTTAAATATCTTCTGTCTTGACTTGCTGAGGAAGAATCTCTTTttcgagaatttttgagtccctctcaaaaattctgtgcAGAATCTATTGTAAAGAGGTATATGAATCTTACGGGAGATACgaccgaacccttgtggcgcctacatattccgttgaggcaggaatcaggtcaaacgtagttcccccttaaaggttaacaaaataaaaagaatttacaaagaaaactgaccgaggccgacataggccgcctacgtatctcattcttgagaattcaggtcgaacgtagtttagatacaaagaaataattaaaggggataaatggggtgaccgaagccgacataggccgcctacgtatctcattcttgagaattcaggtcagacgtagttcattacaagaggGGTAAAATATTaagcaaaacaaatacaagcaaacaAAATGATTACAAGTAAATAACATAAATGCAAACCGAGACTTCAcacgtagtatctcttgacaacATCCGAATTGATAAGTTTAGGCCATAcggtgccatccatctccgacaggaccaaggcacctccagataatactttACGAACCATGTAAGGACCTTGCCAGTTTGGTGTGACCTTTCCTTTGTActcgtcttgatgaggaaaaatacgCTTAAGAACCAACTGgccaacttcaaaatttctagCCCTTACTCTCTTGTGAAAGGCACGAATCATTCTCTGTCTATACAACTGACCATGATAGACgacaaccattctcttctcatcaatcaaagttaGTTGATCAATCCGCTTACTAACCCATTCAGCGTTACTTGactcagcttcttggatgattctcaaagACGGTATCTTgacttcagcaggtatgactgcttctgttccatatactagcaAATATAGAGTGGCTCCAATCGATGTTCTGACAATCGTGCGGTATCCCAACAAAGAATATGGTAACATATCATGCCAACCTCGATgcttgtcaatcattttcctcaaaatctttttgatattcttattggcaGCCTCTACAGCTCCATTCATTTGGGGACGATAAGCAGTTGAATTTCGATGAGTAATCTTAAATTGCTCACATAtctctctcatcaagtgactgttgagatttgccCCATTATCGGTAATAATGGATTCTGGCACTCCAAAGctgcatatcagattgttgcgaacaaaatcagccACCACTTTCTTGATTACCGACTTGTAAGTAGTTGCCTCCACCCACTTAGTGAAATATTCAATGGCGACCAAAATGAATctgtgtccattagaagcggctggctctatcggaccgatgacatccattcCCTAAGCTACGAATgtccaaggtgaactcatagcattaagTTCGTGAGGTGGCACTTTGATCAAATCACCGTTCACTTGACATTTGTGGCACTTTTGAACGAATttgcaacaatcattctccatagtcatccagaaatatCTGGCTCGTAGGATCTTTCTTGCCAAAGTGACCCTGTTCATATGCGTGCCGCAAACTCCggcatgtatctgttcaataagcATTACAGCTTCAACGGCATCAACGCATCTTAGAAGAcccaaatctggagtcctcctatacaggacttctccacttagaaagaaattgagagtcatacggcgtatcgacttcttctgATTGGACGTAGCATCTTCGGGATAAGTTCCAgactccaaatacttctttatatcaaaataccaaggcaaaccgtctggttcttcttcaacatgggaacAACGGACtgatgttctttcaactctatatctagaggatcaatataatctGTATCCGGATGTTTAATCGTTGAAGcgatggtggcaagagcatcAGCCAATTCATTCTGTATTCTGGGGGTATGTCTGAACTCGATTTTACGGAATCTTTTGCACAACTTCTATACATGTTGtacgtaaggtataatctttgggttcttcacagcccattctccttgaacttgatgaatcagAAGGTccaagtctccaataaccaacaactcgtaaacattcatgtcgatggccattttcaaaccaagaatacaagcttcgtattcGGCCATGTTTTTTGTGTAATTAAATCGGAGCTTAGCTGCATGGGATAGTGCTGACCACATTCTGACACTAAGACTGCTCCAATACCTTTACCTTGATGATTTGCCGCTCCgtcaaagaataatctccaacctGGATATGCTTCAAGAATATCCtcacccacaaatgacacttcttcatcgtgaaaataagtcttaagtggttcatactcttcatcaacgggattttctgcaagatgatcagccaaagcCTGTACCTTTATCGCtttctgagtcacatacacaatgtCAAATTCACTCAACAGCATTTGCCATTTAGCTAACTTTCTGGTCGGCATCGCTTTCTGGAAAAAATATACTTCAATGGATCCATTCTAAAAATGATACATGTAGTATACGAAGACAAATAGTGTCTCAACTTCTCGGCAAGCCACGTCAAAGCACAACACGTTCTCTCCAACAAAGTGTAACGAGACTCGtatggagtaaacttcttgcttatataatagATAGCTCTTTTCTTGTTTCCTGTCTCGTTGTGTTGACCAAGTACGCATGCGAATGCGCTATCTGAGACAGACAAGTACAGCAACACAGGACTCCCTTCTCGCGGAGGAACCAATATCGGTGGGTTGGACAAATAGTTATTGATAGCATCAAAAGCAGTCTGacactcttcagtccactttgtcGGGGCGTCTTTCTTCATAAGCTTGAAAATAGGCTTACACACCACGGTTGATTGGGCTATGAATCGACTGATGTAGTTCAACCttcctaagaaactcatcacctcttttctcgtcttcggcggaggtaactcttgaattgctttaatcttagaggggtcgagctcaataccccatctgctgactataaatcccaacaacttcCCGGGTGGAACTCCAAAAGCGCATTTGGcgggatttaacttcaagttatAACGACGCAAACGATCAAAGAATTTCCTTAGATGTGTCAAATGGTCCGAACTGTCGCGGGATTTGATTATGACGTCATCCGCGTACACTtcaatctccttatgaatcatgGCGTGAAAATTGGTCGTCATAGCTCTCATGTAGGTGGCACACGCGTTCTTGAGACCGAACGACATCACCCTGTagtgatatacaccccaaggcgTAACGAAAGCCGTTTTTTCCGCGTCTTTCTCATCCATCAGAATTTGGTGATAGCTTGCGTAACAGTCCACAAACGACTCCATCTCATGCCTAGCACAGTTGTCAATCAATATATGAATATTCGGCAATGGAAAATTGTCCTTCGGGCTAGCTTTGTTGAGATCTCTATAGTCAACACAAATCCTGATTTTCCCGTCTTTTTTGGCGACCAGAACAACATTGGCCAGCCAAGTTGGATATTGTGTTACTTTCACCAATCGGGACTTTATTTGCTTGGTGATCTCTTCCTTAATCTTCAAACTCAGTTCAGGCTtgaattttcaagttttttgCTTCACCGGATCGAACGCTGAGTTAATCGGCAGCTTATGAAATACGATATGGGTACTCAACCCTTGCATGTCACCGACTTCCCAAACGAACACATCACTATATTCAGAAAGCAAATGAACTAGGCCCTCTTTTTTATCTTCATTTAGGTGGATGTTGATCTTAACCTCTTTAACATATTTCGAATCTCCCAAATTCACCTTTTCCGTTTCCTCTAGATTTGGTTTATGATGATTCTCAAACTGCCGGAATTCCTCGGCGACATAGTCAAGTTCCTCACTTTCCTCTCCATAATCGTCAACCTTGTAGtcacctgcctcattttgttcatttagctcgtgacatgacatgacattggcaggtttGTAACTTAtgttactgaaatcataaataGACAAAATTAGGAAAGTAAGGCATAACAAACAACTAAatgaataaagttaaaaataaagaggCTTTCATTTGAAAACAATGCAAACTTTGGTCATGGCCTGGGGCCATGTTGCCTTTTTGAACATCACAATGaaagattcaaaaatttgaacagttaagaaaatgcaaaatggtgggtctcgaGCCTCTTTCGGACTACCACAGATTTTAATGTGTATGAAATGATGCTTTTCTACCGAAGAGTTCGGGGTATCAGGATCGGCGTGGAGGTCCAGTTCCGCAGCAACTCCCCTGGCTCGGTTTCGCGGATACCAGCTAACTCGACCTCTTCGTCGACAACAGCATCGATCTCCTTGAAGAGGTCATAGATTCCTTCCCTAAGGTCTTCACTCTCGACATACTCCCGGATTGGAAAGGATTGATACAGATGTGGGATCGGCCTAGTCAAGGcttgatcatttttcttcttcatcttcacgTCATCATCTAtggggatgtaccccaaaccatatctgGATCCTTTGACGAGGACCGGAACAGGCTCAATAATTCTTTGGGAATCTCTTCCCAATTCAAACCCTAGCTCAAAACCGTTCTGCAGCATTACAGTGGCTATCATCTGGTATACGGCAGGCATGGGGGTCTGTGGGTCCAAGTCGTCACCGGTGGCATTCACCATCTCCACCGTGTAAAAGTCTGTACCTCGCAAAATCTCATCAATGATCGGCACCTGCCTGCCAAGGTGACTCCCCTCGCCATGAATAACCAACTCTTTATTCTTCCACACAAGCTTCATCATCTGATGGAGAGTAGAGGGGACGGCTCCAGCCATATGGATGAACGGCCTTCCCAGAATAAGGTTGTAACTGGTATCTATATCCAATACTTGAAATTGCGCGTTGAACTCTGCGAGGCCCATTTGAATAGTCAAATTCACTACTCCCAACGTGTCTCTTTGACCCCATCAAAGTCTCTCATGTTGACCTGGTTTTGCTCCAATTTCTCGAGGTCAAACCTTAGCTGCCTCAATGTCGACAACGGGCAGATGTTCAGACCAGATCCATCATCTACTAAGACGCGGTTGACAACCTTTTCACGGCATATCACAGTGATGTGCAGCGCCTTGTTATGTGATCTTGCTTCGACAGGCAGCTCCTCGTCACAAAAGTTGATTCGGTGCCCTCGAATAACCTGATGAATCATGGCAGCCATGTTATCACTACTTGTACCTACGGGAACGTATGTATCATCGAGAGCTTTCAATAAGGCCTGTCTGTGGGACTGAGATCTCATCAGCAAGGCCCATACGGAGATCTGAGCCAGAGTCTTCTCTAAATGTTTGACGATGGAATAATCCTTTGGTTGCATCCTTCTCCAGAATTCTTCCGCTTCTCCTTCTCTTATCGGCCTCTTATCTTGGTCCTTCTTATGTCCTCCGAGAGCAAGCTTGTCAGGAGTGTAACACCTTCCAGACCTGGTCATGCCTTGAGCATAGCGGTTTCAATAACAAACTTAGGCTTGACGAGAGTTTCTGAAggcaccaaggcaacaacctttgtaggtgtcaaaataacaaactctctcttttctttgaTGCTTAAAGAAGCGACAGCCCTTTCCAAGTCATCGTGAACAATGGGAGTAATCATCTTCGTTCCACACCAGTCTTCATCTGTCTCGATCATATTGACGTTGCTGCCTCCATGATTTGGCAACGGGTTTGTGTTGACATTTGGTGCCGCCGGTTGGAGAGAGACTACCTCCTGATCGATCAGGTCCTGAAttttgtgcttgaggttgatacaatcTTCAGTATCATTTccaacactgttggaatgataagcacatctctgATCAGGTTTGTAGAACTTTGAATTGACATCCATGAGTTTGGGCTCCACAGGGTGGATGTATCCAGCCGCGGCCAGTCTCTCAGCTANGAGCCATAGGGTTGCCCACTCCTCCGAAGGTGTCAAACTTCGGAACCTTGAACCCTTCTGGAAGGTCCAAACTTGGGTGGATACACAAGTCCTCGTAACTGAATCCAGCGATGTCGGGGATGCACTGTAGCTCTTTCATGGCCTTTTTGATTTCCTCTTTTATATCGACCGTTGCATCCTTTTTTGCCCTCCATTCCTTTTCTTGTTCCTCATAGTGGTCCAACTCAGAAACGTGCACATCGTGCTCGGTAGGGACGGGAACTTGGAAAGTGGCTCTCTTTGGCAGGGGTGGAGCTACGGAGGGACTTTGAGCGTTTTGGGCGGTTTGGTAATTCTGTGGATAGGCCTGAGGATTGGTTTTCTGATTTAAATGGTGATGAGGTTTTTGGGGATTGAAAGCATTTTGGTTCtggttttggttttgattttgtggCGGTGGGGCGGTTTGATGGTGAGTATTTTGAGGATGGGGTGGCATTTGAGGATGGTTTATTTGAAGAGGTGATGGAGTTTGGTAGGATGCAGAAGcatattggggattttgggtAGTTAGATCTATAACCGACGGATTGTGAACAGGTGTAGATGGCTGAATCTGAGTTGGATCCATATTTGAGGAAGGGAAGTAGATTGAAGGCCTTCCGTCAGCAGCAATAGGAGCAAATCCAGGTGGAGGCAGATCCTATCTCCGTTGCATTTCCAGTCTCATTTCTGCAATCTGTTGCATCAGCTGCATAATCAAGTCATTCTGTTCTGCTACGGTGGGTTGGGCCACCACAACATCGGTAACACtcacttcttcattattatCCCCCATAATTGCCTTTCCTCTGTCTGAGCTTTGTCTAGGGAATGAATCTGCGGGACCTTTTGATCTGGTGAAATAAGGATGATCTGCCAGCTTTCGATCGACACAGATAAGTTTCAAAGTACTTgagaaggaaaacaactcaaaggcagatTTGTCAGTGCAGATTCAgagtacaaaatgcataatatcacacagagagcagataaacacacaagttgctttgtttgaggatatcttcaacCCATGAGTGAGGGCGGAAACACATTTTTTAACAAGCAGGagtttgtttgttttagttttggacGCTGTCTCGGAAAGGCTAAATCATGCT
The window above is part of the Solanum pennellii chromosome 5, SPENNV200 genome. Proteins encoded here:
- the LOC107019308 gene encoding uncharacterized protein K02A2.6-like; this translates as MDVIGPIEPAASNGHRFILVAIEYFTKWVEATTYKSVIKKVVADFVRNNLICSFGVPESIITDNGANLNSHLMREICEQFKITHRNSTAYRPQMNGAVEAANKNIKKILRKMIDKHRGWHDMLPYSLLGYRTIVRTSIGATLYLLVYGTEAVIPAEVKIPSLRIIQEAESSNAEWVSKRIDQLTLIDEKRMVVVYHGQLYRQRMIRAFHKRVRARNFEVGQLVLKRIFPHQDEYKGKVTPNWQGPYMVRKVLSGGALVLSEMDGTKFRDLLNYSGKISKTVNWDRNFEDGLKISARVYLQVWGDSENVPANNRIDLQASDSKKFVRPDMA